From Tripterygium wilfordii isolate XIE 37 chromosome 16, ASM1340144v1, whole genome shotgun sequence, one genomic window encodes:
- the LOC119981176 gene encoding auxin response factor 9-like — protein MMANRGGSFSQSTEGGGRDDLYAELWKACAGPLVDVPRAGERVFYFPQGHMEQLEASRTDELNQRLPLFNLASKILCRVINVNLLAEQETDEAYAQITLLPEPDQGECTSLDSIQSEPPRPTVYSFCKVLTASDTSTHGGFSVLRKHATECLPPLDMTQATPTQELVAKDLHGYNWRFKHIIRGQPRRHLLTTGWSTFVTSKRLVAGDSFVFLRGVNGVLRVGVRHLARQQSSMPSSVISSQSMHVGVLATASHAVQTQTLFVVYYKPRTSQFIISVNKYLEAVNNKFGVGMRFKMRFEGEDSPERRFSGTIIGVEDFSSQWIESKWRSLKVQWDEPASIPRPDRVSPWDIEPFVASVPANVGQLIAAKNKRSRPSIETPALDLSSTVSAPWKSGMTQSQDLTQLSFTAEGKRNENHVMWHHKQTDINRSNSMSRTHTDGGWLSSPQLSASQHQFQDVEDSKSVSGCPILSGYSTPHLSRPNNETTVGAVEIGRKSETATSYRLFGFDLVNHSTSSTHVEKVPALPISISSTSTEGCGVSSLSAFDSDEKSDISKVSKEKKLEQLHVSPKESQSRQSSTSTRSRTKVQMQGASVGRAVDLTVLKGYKQLIDEMEEMFDIRGQLQPRDKWEIVYTDDEGDMMLVGDDPWPEFCNMVRRILICSSQDVKKMSTGSELPMCSLKVEGTVLGTDTAENS, from the exons ATGATGGCGAATAGAGGCGGGTCGTTTTCACAGTCAACGGAAG GTGGTGGAAGGGACGATCTGTATGCGGAGCTATGGAAAGCCTGTGCGGGCCCGCTCGTGGATGTACCTCGGGCCGGAGAGAGAGTATTCTACTTCCCACAAGGGCACATGGAGCAA TTAGAGGCTTCAAGGACTGATGAACTGAATCAGAGGCTTCCACTTTTTAATCTTGCTTCAAAGATTCTTTGTCGTGTTATCAATGTGAATCTGCTG GCTGAACAAGAAACAGATGAGGCTTATGCACAGATTACTTTACTGCCGGAACCTGAT CAAGGTGAATGTACAAGTCTTGATTCGATCCAGTCTGAACCTCCAAGACCGACAGTATATTCATTCTGCAAGGTGTTAACTGCATCTGATACTAGTACCCATGGTGGATTTTCGGTTCTCCGTAAACATGCCACTGAGTGTCTTCCTCCTCTC GACATGACCCAGGCAACTCCAACCCAGGAGTTAGTTGCTAAGGACCTTCATGGTTATAATTGGCGATTTAAGCATATTATTAGAG GTCAACCTCGGAGGCACTTGCTTACTACTGGATGGAGCACCTTTGTTACTTCAAAAAGATTAGTTGCTGGAGATTCCTTTGTATTCCTTAG AGGGGTCAATGGGGTGTTGCGTGTTGGAGTGAGGCATCTTGCTCGTCAGCAGAGCAGCATGCCATCTTCTGTAATTTCCAGTCAGAGCATGCACGTGGGTGTGCTTGCAACAGCATCTCATGCTGTTCAGACTCAAACCCTCTTCGTTGTTTACTATAAACCAAG GACGAGTCAGTTCATCATTAGTGTCAACAAATATTTGGAAGCTGTTAACAATAAGTTTGGAGTTGGCATGAGATTCAAAATGAGGTTTGAGGGAGAGGATTCTCCTGAGAGAAG GTTTTCAGGCACAATTATAGGGGTTGAAGATTTTTCTTCTCAATGGATCGAGTCAAAATGGCGATCATTGAAA GTACAATGGGATGAACCTGCATCTATTCCAAGACCTGACAGGGTTTCACCATGGGATATAGAACCTTTTGTGGCTTCAGTACCAGCAAATGTGGGTCAATTAATTGCAGCAAAGAACAAAAGATCACGTCCATCAATTGAAACTCCTGCTCTTG ATCTTTCATCAACTGTGTCGGCTCCTTGGAAGTCTGGAATGACTCAGTCGCAAGATTTAACACAGTTGAGTTTTACAGCTGAAGGCAAAAGAAATGAGAATCATGTGATGTGGCATCATAAGCAGACGGATATTAACCGTAGCAATTCTATGTCAAGGACTCATACTGATGGAGGCTGGCTATCGTCACCTCAATTGAGTGCTTCTCAACATCAATTTCAGGATGTGGAGGATAGCAAGAGTGTCTCTGGTTGCCCTATTCTCTCGGGCTATTCAACTCCTCATTTATCAAGGCCGAACAATGAGACCACAGTTGGGGCAGTTGAGATAGGAAGGAAATCTGAGACTGCTACCAGTTATCGTTTGTTTGGTTTTGATCTTGTAAATCATTCTACAAGCTCAACACATGTAGAGAAGGTACCTGCCCTACCAATTAGCATATCTAGCACCTCAACTGAAGGATGTGGTGTTAGTTCTCTATCGGCTTTTGATTCAGATGAGAAATCTGACATTTCAAAGGTTTCTAAAGAGAAGAAGCTAGAACAGTTACATGTTTCACCCAAAGAGAGCCAGAGTAGGCAATCTTCTACATCTACCAGAAGTCGAACCAAG GTTCAAATGCAGGGGGCTTCTGTTGGCCGAGCTGTGGACTTAACCGTACTAAAAGGGTATAAACAGCTTATCGATGAAATGGAGGAGATGTTTGACATTAGAGGACAGCTTCAGCCCCGCGATAAGTGGGAAATTGTCTACACCGATGACGAGGGGGATATGATGCTTGTTGGGGATGACCCCTGGCC TGAATTTTGTAACATGGTGAGAAGAATCCTTATATGCTCAAGTCAAGATGTGAAGAAGATGAGCACAGGGAGCGAACTTCCCATGTGTTCCCTCAAAGTTGAGGGGACCGTATTAGGCACAGATACAGCTGAAAACTCTTAA